A region from the Variovorax sp. V93 genome encodes:
- a CDS encoding Bug family tripartite tricarboxylate transporter substrate binding protein, which produces MESLDFTRRHAMAALAGSALLAALPSRALAQQQLPALIKLVVGYSAGGPVDGAARLLAPALSQELGTQVIVDNRPGASGSLGGDAVAKAAPDGATLFFGASPTITINPNIQRRMPFDPMKDLTPIAPLVDYTNVLVVNKDLPVHSVAELLAYAKARPGKVFYGSAGVGASNHLSGALLEKMTGVQLTHVPYKGSAPALADVMGGTVTMMFDIIATSRPFIQSGKIRALAVTSRQRNRMLPEVPTMIESGVAGYDVGGWFGLYGPARMDPALVARLNAAAHKALARGDIAHRLREQGYEVWSGGAELLAAKGQADRRLWATASQGIEAE; this is translated from the coding sequence ATGGAATCCCTCGACTTCACACGGCGCCATGCCATGGCCGCGCTGGCAGGCAGCGCATTGCTGGCTGCACTGCCTTCACGCGCCTTGGCACAGCAACAGCTGCCAGCTCTCATCAAGCTCGTGGTCGGTTATTCGGCCGGCGGCCCGGTGGACGGCGCGGCGCGCCTGCTCGCGCCCGCGCTGAGCCAGGAACTCGGCACGCAGGTCATCGTGGACAACCGCCCCGGTGCCAGCGGCTCGCTAGGCGGCGACGCGGTGGCCAAGGCTGCTCCCGACGGCGCCACGCTCTTCTTCGGCGCGAGCCCGACCATCACCATCAATCCGAACATCCAGCGCAGGATGCCCTTCGATCCGATGAAGGACCTGACGCCCATCGCGCCGCTGGTCGACTACACCAACGTGCTCGTGGTCAACAAGGACCTGCCGGTGCACAGCGTGGCCGAGCTCCTGGCCTATGCGAAGGCGCGGCCGGGCAAGGTGTTCTACGGCTCGGCCGGCGTGGGCGCCTCGAACCACCTGAGCGGCGCGCTGCTCGAGAAGATGACCGGCGTGCAGCTCACGCACGTGCCGTACAAGGGCAGCGCACCTGCGCTGGCCGACGTGATGGGCGGCACCGTGACCATGATGTTCGACATCATCGCCACCTCGCGGCCCTTCATCCAGTCGGGAAAGATCCGCGCGCTGGCCGTCACCTCGCGCCAGCGCAACCGCATGCTGCCCGAGGTGCCGACCATGATCGAGTCGGGCGTGGCCGGTTATGACGTGGGCGGCTGGTTCGGCCTCTATGGCCCCGCGCGCATGGACCCGGCGCTTGTCGCGCGCCTGAATGCCGCCGCGCACAAGGCGCTGGCGCGCGGGGACATCGCCCATCGGCTGCGCGAACAGGGCTACGAGGTCTGGAGCGGCGGCGCGGAGCTGCTCGCGGCCAAGGGCCAGGCCGACCGCAGGCTCTGGGCCACGGCGTCCCAGGGCATCGAGGCGGAATAA
- a CDS encoding DNA polymerase IV produces the protein MSSPTVPASPIRRIAHLDMDAFYASVELLRYPQLKGLPVVIGGGRRSVDEAIRHVPEGGTLADIPVAAFPRLKDYAGRGVITTATYPARQFGVGSAMGLMKAAKLCPHAIILPVDFDEIRKYSRTFKQVIREIAPLMEDRGVDEVYIDFTDVPGGQRDGGRVLARLIQKAIFDATGLTCSIGVAPNKLIAKMASEFNKPNGISVVYEADLQTRIWPLPCRKVNGIGPKADEKLKRFGIETVGELAARERDWLIQNFGKSTGAWMHEVAWGRDNRPVVTESEPVSMSRETTFDRDLHAVRDRAELGAIFTHLCEKVAEDLQRKGYVGKTIGIKLRYDDFKIATRDQTIERHTADGKTIRQIGGLCLKRVPLERPLRLLGVRVGALAKAGSPEAMAAAAGSTAARASADAASATASLF, from the coding sequence GTGAGCTCCCCGACCGTTCCAGCATCCCCGATCCGCCGCATCGCCCACCTCGACATGGACGCCTTCTACGCGTCGGTCGAGCTGCTGCGCTATCCGCAGCTCAAGGGCCTGCCGGTGGTGATCGGCGGCGGGCGGCGCAGCGTCGACGAGGCGATCCGCCACGTGCCCGAGGGCGGCACGCTGGCCGACATTCCGGTCGCGGCCTTTCCGCGGCTGAAGGACTACGCGGGCCGCGGCGTGATCACCACCGCCACCTACCCGGCGCGGCAGTTCGGCGTGGGCTCGGCCATGGGGCTCATGAAGGCCGCCAAGCTGTGCCCGCACGCCATCATCCTGCCGGTGGACTTCGACGAGATCCGCAAGTACTCGCGCACCTTCAAGCAGGTCATCCGGGAGATCGCGCCGCTGATGGAAGACCGCGGCGTGGACGAGGTCTACATCGACTTCACCGACGTGCCCGGCGGCCAGCGCGATGGCGGGCGCGTGCTTGCGCGGCTGATCCAGAAGGCCATCTTCGACGCCACCGGCCTGACCTGCTCGATCGGCGTGGCGCCCAACAAGCTCATCGCCAAGATGGCGAGCGAGTTCAACAAGCCCAACGGCATCTCGGTGGTCTACGAGGCCGACCTGCAGACGCGCATCTGGCCGCTGCCCTGCCGCAAGGTGAACGGCATCGGGCCCAAGGCCGACGAGAAGCTCAAGCGCTTCGGCATCGAGACGGTGGGCGAGCTCGCGGCACGCGAGCGCGACTGGCTCATCCAGAACTTCGGCAAGTCCACGGGCGCGTGGATGCACGAGGTGGCCTGGGGCCGCGACAACCGGCCGGTGGTGACCGAGAGCGAGCCCGTGTCGATGAGCCGCGAGACCACCTTCGACCGCGACCTGCATGCGGTGCGCGACCGCGCCGAGCTGGGCGCGATCTTCACCCACCTGTGCGAGAAGGTGGCCGAAGACCTGCAGCGCAAGGGCTACGTGGGCAAGACCATCGGCATCAAGCTGCGCTACGACGACTTCAAGATCGCCACGCGCGACCAGACCATCGAGCGCCACACCGCCGACGGCAAGACCATCCGCCAGATCGGCGGGCTGTGCCTGAAGCGCGTGCCGCTGGAGCGGCCGCTGCGCCTGCTGGGCGTGCGCGTGGGCGCGCTTGCCAAGGCGGGCAGCCCCGAGGCCATGGCAGCGGCCGCGGGCAGCACGGCCGCGCGCGCCTCCGCGGATGCGGCCTCGGCCACCGCATCGCTCTTCTGA
- a CDS encoding putative glycolipid-binding domain-containing protein, producing MQTVASILWRRLDAPGHDACRLERNATAWQLDGAAVFRLEDGRIGQLHYRVRCDLHWHAQWGTVRGWLGGSAIDLAIARDARGNWKLNDEAVPDLSHCTDLDLGFTPATNLLQLRRLNLAKGEGADAPAAWVDLDGGGVLSELMQRYERTADDAYAYEAKRFDYAATLRVAQDGFVRDYPGLWSAEA from the coding sequence ATGCAAACCGTCGCTTCCATCCTGTGGCGCAGGCTCGATGCACCGGGCCATGACGCCTGTCGTCTCGAGCGCAACGCCACCGCTTGGCAGCTCGACGGCGCCGCCGTGTTCCGCCTCGAGGACGGCCGCATCGGCCAGCTGCATTACCGCGTGCGCTGCGACCTGCACTGGCACGCGCAGTGGGGCACGGTGCGCGGCTGGCTCGGCGGCAGCGCCATCGACCTGGCCATTGCCCGCGATGCGCGCGGAAACTGGAAGCTCAACGACGAGGCGGTGCCCGACCTGTCGCATTGCACCGATCTCGACCTGGGCTTCACGCCCGCCACCAACCTGCTGCAGCTGCGCCGGCTCAACCTGGCAAAGGGCGAGGGCGCCGACGCGCCGGCCGCCTGGGTCGACCTGGACGGCGGCGGCGTGCTCAGCGAGCTGATGCAGCGCTACGAGCGAACCGCGGACGACGCCTACGCCTACGAGGCCAAGCGTTTCGACTACGCGGCGACCCTGCGCGTCGCGCAGGACGGCTTCGTGCGCGACTATCCCGGCCTCTGGAGCGCCGAAGCCTAG
- a CDS encoding purine nucleoside permease gives MMFFHRPFPSSCARWLSACGAALLVAACASPTSPVPVARAAAATAAPIKVKVFVAAMFEIGQNTGDRAGEFQHWYERYWKGAAPLAVPGALQPVYCNADGVCGAVLGMGKVNSSSSMQAILLNPQFDFSQAYYVISGVAGTPPARGTIGEVSWATWLVDYDLGHRWAPEENKPGEPTFMPRKGYEEYRRFKLNPDLVGWAMKLSADTPLKDSESARKYRLRYPDAAARRAPFVGTGTHMTGDTFFHGPGMSKQAQYIARLYGADDYVITEMEAAAITLVIKRTHGTDRVMSLRGAVNFDQGNPKESTLQHLDPAPGETAGGFAETVENIALVGTRVVDHIVAHWPQWQAGVPKP, from the coding sequence ATGATGTTTTTCCATCGGCCGTTCCCGTCTTCCTGCGCGCGCTGGCTCTCGGCTTGCGGCGCGGCGCTGCTCGTCGCGGCTTGTGCGTCGCCAACTTCGCCGGTGCCGGTTGCGCGCGCAGCGGCCGCCACTGCCGCGCCCATCAAGGTGAAGGTCTTCGTCGCGGCCATGTTCGAGATCGGCCAGAACACCGGCGACCGGGCCGGCGAGTTCCAGCACTGGTACGAGCGCTACTGGAAGGGCGCCGCGCCGCTGGCGGTGCCCGGCGCATTGCAGCCGGTGTACTGCAATGCCGACGGCGTGTGCGGCGCGGTGCTCGGCATGGGCAAGGTCAACTCCTCATCGTCGATGCAGGCCATCCTGCTGAACCCGCAGTTCGATTTCTCGCAGGCCTACTACGTGATTTCCGGCGTGGCCGGAACGCCCCCGGCGCGCGGCACCATCGGCGAGGTGAGCTGGGCCACCTGGCTCGTGGACTACGACCTCGGCCACCGCTGGGCGCCGGAGGAGAACAAGCCCGGCGAACCCACCTTCATGCCGCGCAAGGGCTACGAGGAATACCGCCGCTTCAAGCTCAACCCCGACCTCGTGGGCTGGGCCATGAAGCTCTCGGCCGACACGCCGCTCAAGGATTCGGAGAGCGCACGCAAGTACCGCCTGCGCTACCCCGATGCGGCGGCGCGGCGCGCGCCCTTCGTGGGCACCGGCACCCACATGACCGGCGACACCTTCTTCCACGGCCCCGGCATGTCGAAGCAGGCGCAGTACATCGCCAGGCTCTACGGTGCCGACGACTACGTGATCACCGAAATGGAAGCCGCCGCCATCACGCTCGTGATCAAGCGCACCCACGGCACCGACCGCGTGATGAGCCTGCGCGGCGCCGTCAACTTCGACCAGGGCAACCCGAAGGAAAGCACGCTGCAGCACCTGGACCCGGCCCCGGGCGAGACGGCGGGCGGCTTTGCCGAGACGGTGGAGAACATCGCGCTGGTGGGCACGCGCGTGGTGGACCACATCGTGGCCCACTGGCCGCAGTGGCAGGCCGGCGTGCCGAAGCCCTGA
- a CDS encoding DNA topoisomerase IB — translation MPARSRSTAPPSRPSPTAAPMANGLVYVNPDMPGIRRLKHGEHFRYRDAEGRWVRDAEELSRIRMLAIPPAYTQVWICPLPNGHLQATGIDARGRKQYRYHPDWRLFKDETKFERLEAFGLALPRIRARVARDLQEGAATAKAPGRQQVLAALVRLLDTTLLRVGNEEYANSNGSYGLTTLRNRHAAVQGAALRLRFRGKSGVMHEARLDDPRVAKVVRQCQQLPGQALFQYQEEDGELRSVSSTDVNDYLAEASPGERFTAKDFRTWHGTVQALELTRLACEPGRTAADGTRYSAKEILAAVAKQLGNTPAVCKKAYVHPAVLALGSALAGDEEDPAAELLRRMSARTAARKTRGLHAAEQRLLAFLRMHRQSQARERREARSANGRRKAGERRPQPGASGKRTLSRSSATV, via the coding sequence ATGCCGGCACGCTCCAGATCGACCGCTCCGCCCTCCAGACCCTCGCCGACGGCCGCGCCCATGGCCAATGGCCTGGTCTACGTGAACCCCGACATGCCGGGCATCCGGCGCCTGAAGCACGGCGAGCATTTCCGCTACCGCGATGCCGAAGGACGCTGGGTGCGCGATGCGGAAGAGCTCTCGCGCATCCGCATGCTGGCGATTCCGCCGGCCTACACGCAGGTGTGGATCTGCCCGCTGCCCAACGGCCATCTCCAGGCCACCGGCATCGATGCGCGCGGACGCAAGCAGTACCGCTACCACCCCGACTGGCGGCTTTTCAAGGACGAGACCAAGTTCGAGCGCCTCGAGGCCTTCGGGCTCGCGCTGCCGCGCATCCGCGCCCGCGTCGCGCGCGACCTGCAGGAAGGCGCGGCAACGGCCAAGGCGCCCGGGCGCCAGCAGGTGCTGGCGGCCCTGGTGCGGCTGCTCGACACCACGCTGCTGCGCGTGGGCAACGAGGAATACGCCAACAGCAACGGCTCCTACGGGCTCACCACGCTGCGCAACCGGCATGCGGCCGTGCAGGGTGCGGCGCTGCGGCTGCGCTTCAGGGGCAAGAGCGGCGTGATGCACGAAGCCCGGCTCGACGATCCGCGCGTGGCCAAGGTGGTGCGGCAATGCCAGCAGCTGCCCGGCCAGGCGCTGTTCCAGTACCAGGAGGAAGACGGCGAACTGCGCAGCGTGTCGTCCACCGATGTGAACGACTACCTTGCCGAGGCCTCGCCGGGCGAACGCTTCACCGCGAAGGACTTCCGCACCTGGCACGGCACGGTGCAGGCGCTGGAGCTCACGCGGCTGGCCTGCGAGCCGGGCCGCACGGCCGCCGACGGCACGCGCTACAGCGCCAAGGAAATACTGGCCGCCGTGGCGAAGCAGCTGGGCAACACGCCCGCCGTCTGCAAGAAGGCCTACGTGCACCCGGCCGTGCTCGCGCTGGGCAGCGCGCTCGCGGGCGACGAGGAAGACCCCGCGGCCGAGCTGCTGCGAAGGATGTCGGCCCGCACCGCGGCACGCAAGACGCGCGGGCTCCACGCCGCCGAACAGCGGCTGCTCGCCTTCCTGCGGATGCATCGGCAAAGCCAGGCGCGCGAACGGCGCGAAGCGCGCAGCGCCAATGGCCGGCGCAAGGCCGGAGAACGAAGGCCTCAGCCCGGCGCGAGCGGAAAGCGCACGCTGTCGCGCTCGAGCGCGACGGTGTAG
- a CDS encoding class I adenylate-forming enzyme family protein produces MPAPTRIHELLQARALQSPGDAFLFEPLGTVSYGALQAMAETAAQDLRAAGVRPTDRVLLVAENCAAHVALIMACSRIGAWSCGVNARMSPGEIAAIAERADARLCCFTTDASEAARQHAQRAGAVPSALPGVMRSAVRAEARPEDDPALADTAAIIFTSGTSGTPKGVMVSHRGLLHFGRVSAGVRSLGERDRVYAFLPMTHIFGIGTVLMAALTGGAALVLRASFSPADMLHALAHEQVSNLLGPPTMYARLLAHIEAGHGTPRSPALRYVYTGSAPLDLGLKQRVEALFGQPLHYGYGLSEYAGSVFLTRVEAPRADTAAGHVVEGGEARIVGPGGQDLAPGETGEIWLRGPGLMLGYFRDAAATAQVMRPGGWYASGDLGRFDADGALFVVGRLKEMIIRSGFNVYPAEIEAVIGRFAGVHMCAVVGAPEADGNERIVAFVEMKPGAALDEPALRTYLAEHLSPYKRPARIEAIDAMPTTANGKVLKRELQARAARPVG; encoded by the coding sequence ATGCCGGCACCCACGCGGATCCACGAACTGCTCCAAGCGCGCGCCTTGCAATCGCCAGGCGACGCCTTTCTCTTCGAACCATTGGGCACCGTCTCGTACGGCGCGCTGCAGGCCATGGCCGAGACGGCCGCGCAAGACCTGCGTGCCGCCGGCGTGCGGCCGACCGACCGCGTGTTGCTCGTGGCCGAGAACTGCGCCGCGCACGTCGCGCTGATCATGGCGTGCAGCCGCATCGGCGCATGGTCGTGCGGGGTCAACGCGCGCATGTCGCCCGGCGAGATCGCGGCCATTGCCGAGCGCGCCGATGCGCGCCTGTGCTGCTTCACCACCGATGCCTCGGAGGCCGCTCGCCAGCATGCACAGCGCGCCGGCGCGGTGCCCTCGGCGCTGCCCGGCGTGATGCGCTCGGCCGTGCGCGCCGAGGCCAGGCCGGAGGACGACCCGGCGCTCGCGGACACCGCGGCCATCATCTTCACTTCGGGCACCTCGGGTACGCCGAAGGGCGTGATGGTGTCGCACCGCGGCCTGCTGCATTTCGGCCGCGTGTCGGCCGGCGTGCGCTCGCTGGGCGAGCGCGACCGGGTCTACGCCTTCCTGCCGATGACGCACATCTTCGGCATTGGCACGGTGCTCATGGCCGCGCTCACGGGCGGCGCCGCGCTGGTGCTGCGTGCGAGCTTCTCGCCGGCCGACATGCTGCATGCGCTGGCGCATGAGCAGGTGTCGAACCTGCTGGGGCCGCCCACGATGTACGCGCGGCTGCTGGCGCACATCGAGGCCGGGCACGGCACGCCGCGCTCTCCGGCGCTTCGCTATGTCTACACCGGTTCGGCGCCGCTCGACCTGGGACTCAAGCAGCGCGTCGAGGCGCTGTTCGGCCAGCCGCTGCATTATGGCTATGGCCTCTCGGAGTACGCGGGCTCGGTGTTCCTCACGCGCGTCGAGGCACCACGCGCGGACACGGCCGCGGGCCATGTGGTCGAGGGCGGCGAGGCGCGCATCGTGGGCCCCGGCGGTCAGGACCTGGCGCCGGGCGAGACCGGCGAGATCTGGCTGCGCGGGCCCGGCCTCATGCTGGGCTACTTCCGCGACGCGGCGGCCACGGCGCAGGTCATGCGGCCCGGCGGCTGGTATGCGAGCGGCGACCTCGGGCGCTTCGATGCGGACGGTGCGCTGTTCGTGGTCGGCCGGCTCAAGGAAATGATCATCCGCTCGGGCTTCAACGTCTATCCTGCGGAGATCGAGGCGGTGATCGGCCGCTTCGCCGGGGTGCACATGTGCGCGGTGGTGGGCGCGCCCGAGGCCGACGGCAACGAGCGCATCGTCGCCTTCGTCGAGATGAAGCCCGGCGCTGCGCTCGACGAACCGGCGCTGCGCACGTACCTTGCGGAGCACCTGTCGCCCTACAAGCGGCCCGCGCGCATCGAGGCCATCGACGCCATGCCGACCACGGCCAACGGCAAGGTGCTCAAGCGCGAGCTGCAGGCGCGCGCCGCCAGGCCCGTCGGCTAG
- a CDS encoding TIGR02117 family protein has translation MIRRWLRRIAFTLLGFTLAVGLYVGAACALMLWPANAQTPAQPPAVQAWVLSNGIHTDLVFPIRSATIDWPQLFPFAHFRAVPPDAEFIAIGWGDREFYLHTPTWADLTASRAFGALLGGNRALLHVTYLRRASLRKNAFHLPLSQAQYAQLAGYVRATLPSGRATPVAGAHYGNDDAFYEAEGGYHLFETCNTWTGRGLRQAGVTVSRWTPFDFNVTWHLQPVRP, from the coding sequence GTGATCAGACGCTGGCTCCGGCGCATCGCATTCACGCTGCTGGGGTTCACGCTGGCCGTGGGACTGTATGTGGGCGCGGCCTGCGCGCTGATGCTCTGGCCGGCCAATGCACAAACGCCTGCGCAGCCGCCCGCCGTCCAGGCCTGGGTGCTGAGCAACGGCATCCACACCGACCTGGTGTTCCCGATCCGCTCGGCCACCATCGACTGGCCGCAGCTCTTTCCGTTCGCGCACTTCAGGGCCGTGCCGCCCGATGCCGAGTTCATCGCCATCGGCTGGGGCGACCGCGAGTTCTACCTGCACACGCCCACCTGGGCCGACCTCACGGCCTCGCGCGCCTTCGGTGCCCTGCTCGGCGGCAACCGCGCGCTGCTGCATGTGACCTACCTCCGCCGCGCCTCGTTGCGCAAGAACGCCTTCCACCTGCCGCTCTCGCAGGCGCAGTACGCGCAGCTCGCAGGCTACGTGCGCGCGACCCTGCCTTCAGGCCGCGCAACACCCGTTGCCGGTGCCCACTACGGCAACGACGACGCCTTCTACGAGGCCGAAGGCGGCTACCACCTGTTCGAGACCTGCAACACCTGGACCGGCCGCGGCCTGCGGCAAGCGGGCGTCACGGTGAGCCGCTGGACGCCTTTCGATTTCAACGTGACCTGGCACCTGCAGCCGGTGCGGCCCTGA
- a CDS encoding LysR substrate-binding domain-containing protein → MDIRALRYFTAVAGTGHMTRAAEQLGIQQPPLSLQIKALERELGVLLFRRHPRGVALTDAGRLFQAEALRMLQDMEAMKQRMARVAKGQAGTLAVGFTSSAAAHRFMPEALRAFRRAHPDVELQLREDNAAELTEALAAGRLHCGLLRVPVARPEGLVFETLLREPVLVAMPIDHRLALARSKASRALPLARLCEEGIILVRRPGAPGLYAELLALCHAKGLRPRVVAEVDRMMTNLNLVAAGVGLSVVPASMGGVHAHAIAYARLADGGQLDAPLTLVLRAEEDNLPAQHFAALLRRLAGEHPRS, encoded by the coding sequence ATGGACATCCGAGCGCTGCGCTACTTCACGGCCGTGGCCGGCACCGGCCACATGACGCGCGCCGCCGAGCAGCTGGGCATCCAGCAGCCGCCGCTGAGCCTGCAGATCAAGGCGCTGGAGCGCGAGCTCGGCGTGCTGCTCTTCAGGCGCCATCCGCGCGGCGTGGCGCTCACCGATGCGGGGCGGCTGTTCCAGGCCGAGGCGCTGCGCATGCTGCAGGACATGGAAGCCATGAAGCAGCGCATGGCGCGCGTGGCCAAGGGGCAGGCCGGCACGCTGGCGGTGGGCTTCACGAGCTCGGCCGCGGCGCACCGCTTCATGCCCGAGGCCCTGCGCGCCTTCCGCCGCGCGCATCCGGACGTGGAGCTGCAGCTGCGCGAGGACAACGCCGCCGAGCTCACCGAGGCGCTGGCCGCCGGCCGCCTGCACTGCGGCCTGCTGCGCGTGCCGGTGGCGCGGCCTGAAGGCCTGGTGTTCGAAACGCTGCTGCGCGAGCCGGTGCTGGTGGCCATGCCCATCGACCATCGGCTTGCCCTCGCGCGCAGCAAGGCCTCGCGCGCGCTGCCGCTCGCCAGGCTGTGCGAGGAAGGCATCATCCTGGTGCGGCGCCCCGGCGCGCCCGGCCTCTATGCCGAGCTGCTCGCGCTGTGCCACGCCAAGGGCCTGCGCCCGCGCGTGGTGGCCGAAGTCGATCGCATGATGACCAACCTGAACCTCGTGGCGGCGGGGGTCGGCCTCTCGGTGGTGCCGGCCTCGATGGGCGGCGTGCATGCGCATGCCATCGCCTATGCGCGGCTCGCCGACGGCGGGCAGCTCGACGCGCCGCTCACGCTGGTGCTGCGCGCCGAGGAAGACAACCTGCCCGCGCAGCACTTTGCGGCGCTGCTGCGCCGGCTCGCGGGCGAGCACCCGCGCTCATGA
- a CDS encoding Bug family tripartite tricarboxylate transporter substrate binding protein translates to MSTRMPSQRRRFVRRVGALLAASCAMPRLLHAAAPPWPQRPVRLIVVYPPGGVSDGMARALTEPLAQALGVPVLVENRAGAGGSVGMDVLARAAPDGCTLAFSAISPLTLQPLLARVAYDPLRGFAPVASVMRTPVLVVGTPAFAGRSFADLVAMARSRPGALRWASSGVATIGHMVLAQVRMQSRTDITHIPYQGGGPQLNDALSGQFELLSTNVAAQQLQYIESGRLRALAVGAPARIEALPSVPTLAELGFEKANRDSLFGIFAPARTPVAVVQRLNAEINRLLRAEPLHTRLRDAHNIPAGGPSEDFAREIAIDRRRNRELVAGDRSQFD, encoded by the coding sequence ATGAGCACGCGCATGCCGTCGCAGCGCCGCCGCTTCGTGCGCCGCGTGGGCGCGCTGCTCGCTGCCTCGTGCGCGATGCCGCGCCTGCTGCACGCCGCCGCGCCGCCCTGGCCGCAGCGGCCGGTGCGGCTGATCGTGGTGTATCCGCCCGGCGGCGTGAGCGACGGCATGGCGCGCGCGCTGACCGAACCGCTCGCGCAGGCGCTGGGCGTGCCGGTGCTGGTCGAGAACCGCGCCGGCGCCGGCGGCAGCGTCGGCATGGACGTGCTCGCGCGCGCCGCGCCCGACGGCTGCACGCTCGCCTTCTCGGCCATCAGCCCGCTCACGCTGCAGCCGCTGCTCGCGCGCGTGGCCTACGACCCGCTGCGCGGCTTCGCGCCCGTGGCCAGCGTCATGCGGACCCCGGTGCTGGTGGTCGGCACGCCCGCCTTCGCGGGCCGCAGCTTCGCCGACCTGGTCGCCATGGCGCGCAGCCGGCCGGGCGCGCTGCGCTGGGCCAGCTCGGGCGTGGCCACCATCGGGCACATGGTGCTGGCGCAGGTGCGCATGCAAAGCCGCACCGACATCACGCACATCCCGTATCAGGGCGGCGGGCCGCAGCTCAACGACGCACTCAGCGGTCAGTTCGAGCTGCTGTCGACCAACGTCGCGGCGCAGCAGTTGCAATACATCGAAAGCGGCCGCCTGCGCGCGCTGGCCGTGGGCGCGCCGGCGCGCATCGAGGCGCTGCCGTCCGTGCCCACGCTTGCGGAGCTGGGCTTCGAGAAGGCCAACCGCGATTCGCTGTTCGGCATCTTCGCGCCGGCGCGTACGCCCGTCGCCGTGGTGCAGCGCCTCAATGCGGAGATCAACCGCCTGCTGCGCGCCGAGCCGCTGCACACCCGCCTGCGCGATGCCCACAACATTCCGGCGGGCGGCCCCAGCGAAGACTTCGCGCGCGAGATTGCCATCGACCGGCGGCGCAACCGCGAACTGGTGGCCGGGGACCGCTCGCAGTTCGACTGA
- a CDS encoding RNase A-like domain-containing protein, with protein MDDEVEGMTIALTPVQMAAVLDGQDVPESASLSNRLWGTVGLVGGVVELVGAGVLCIAPEPTMVTKAGCVVLGVHGFDTLATSGRQVWTGTPQRTATSVTASSAAEALGASRETADGIGLAVDVAVPLVVASGLGAARIVAVMRGGRIRLVEHEAAAGSRLGGHTMARHVGQTDAQLLARVRTATRPGPRAVSTFADLATAERAITETLRANAAAVRAWSRGAAAGSKSPELEHVLGYVVGRGVQFGSTAVNDLSGVRIILKMESYNGKPFYILTAYPI; from the coding sequence ATGGATGACGAAGTCGAAGGCATGACCATTGCGCTGACGCCGGTGCAGATGGCGGCGGTGCTGGACGGGCAGGACGTGCCCGAATCCGCGAGCCTGAGCAACCGGCTCTGGGGCACGGTGGGGCTGGTGGGCGGCGTCGTCGAATTGGTCGGCGCAGGCGTGCTTTGCATTGCGCCCGAGCCGACCATGGTGACCAAGGCCGGCTGCGTGGTGCTGGGCGTGCACGGCTTCGACACCCTGGCGACCTCGGGCCGCCAGGTCTGGACCGGCACCCCGCAGCGCACGGCGACCTCCGTCACCGCCAGCTCGGCGGCCGAGGCGCTGGGCGCTTCGCGCGAAACGGCCGATGGCATCGGGCTTGCGGTGGACGTGGCAGTGCCGCTGGTCGTGGCCTCGGGGCTGGGAGCCGCACGCATCGTCGCCGTGATGCGCGGCGGCCGTATCCGGCTGGTGGAGCACGAGGCTGCAGCGGGATCGAGGCTGGGCGGCCACACCATGGCGCGCCACGTCGGGCAGACCGATGCCCAGCTGCTGGCCAGGGTGCGGACCGCCACCCGGCCGGGCCCCCGGGCGGTGTCCACCTTTGCCGACCTGGCCACCGCGGAACGCGCGATCACCGAGACGCTGCGTGCCAACGCCGCCGCGGTGCGCGCATGGTCGCGCGGCGCGGCCGCGGGCAGCAAGTCGCCGGAGCTGGAGCACGTGCTGGGCTACGTGGTGGGGCGGGGCGTGCAGTTCGGCAGCACGGCCGTCAATGACCTCTCCGGCGTGCGGATCATCCTCAAGATGGAAAGCTACAACGGCAAGCCGTTCTACATCCTCACGGCCTATCCGATCTGA
- a CDS encoding DUF3606 domain-containing protein has translation MPDDPNKRGPQDRTRINVNEPHEVRYWTQTLGVTEAQLRSAVAAAGVEVKDVRVYLGKP, from the coding sequence ATGCCAGACGACCCGAACAAGCGCGGCCCGCAGGACCGGACCCGCATCAATGTCAACGAGCCGCACGAGGTGCGCTACTGGACCCAGACGCTGGGCGTGACCGAGGCGCAGCTGCGTTCGGCCGTGGCCGCCGCGGGTGTCGAGGTGAAGGACGTGCGGGTCTACCTCGGCAAACCCTAG